The following are from one region of the Quercus robur chromosome 1, dhQueRobu3.1, whole genome shotgun sequence genome:
- the LOC126692036 gene encoding uncharacterized protein LOC126692036 isoform X1 produces MAIARFLYDNCIPFNVVNSMYYQKMIDAVATAGPGYKAPSYHVVWVPLLRDQKKEVQLLVESQHRHWAEVGCTLMADGWTDTRHRSLINFLVYCPRGMVFVKSVDASDIVKSTRNLYKLFDEVVTWVGPKNIVHMVTDNASNYVSAGKLLCEKYKTISWSPCAAHCLNLVLQDMGDMPHVERLKKRASKVTVFIYNHVALIAWLRKRPGWTDIVRVGATRFATTFLSFGSLHVHKHDLQALVTSKFFVDNRLAKESKAKKKVVSIILDNSFWDDINVLVKISSLLIRLLRIVDSDQRPAIGYVYEGMHRAWLGIKKIFRMKKHLYKPYTSIIKNRWDKHLRKDLHAAAYWLNPAFQYDEENFCRKPAVHMVVLDYIGTKYDGDKEKVIKETQYFRDRIGSFDRELALSTSTTTHPEEWWKLWGANAPNLQKLAIRILSQTSASSGCERCWSLFDQIHSKRRNKLEHQRLNDLVFVHHNLRLKHRLYNKKFNFDPIDYASIDKTDFWVFVEEEDPYLNYEELENAIYEEGAYPASAGPSFNIEESVDDSSEVEGIDLGTFGQPVGPPPRFPGNDDEHDDLDIDDL; encoded by the exons ATGGCTATTGCAAGGTTCCTGTATGACAATTGCATACCTTTTAATGTAGTCAATTCAATGTACTACCAAAAGATGATTGATGCTGTAGCTACTGCTGGTCCTGGCTACAAAGCTCCATCTTATCATGTTGTATGGGTCCCTTTGTTGAGGGATCAAAAGAAAGAGGTGCAGTTGTTGGTTGAGTCACAACATAGGCATTGGGCAGAAGTTGGATGTACACTTATGGCTGATGGTTGGACGGATACTAGACATAGGTCATTGATTAATTTCCTTGTCTATTGTCCTAGGGGAATGGTATTTGTAAAATCAGTTGATGCCTCAGATATTGTGAAGAGTACTAGAAACTtatataaattgtttgatgAAGTAGTTACATGGGTTGGTCCAAAAAACATAGTTCACATGGTTACCGACAATGCTTCCAATTATGTATCTGCTGGTAAATTGTTGTGTGAAAAGTATAAGACCATTAGTTGGTCTCCTTGCGCAGCACATTGCCTGAATCTTGTGTTGCAGGATATGGGAGACATGCCTCATGTGGAGAGACTTAAAAAACGTGCATCCAAAGTtacagtttttatttataatcatGTAGCTTTGATTGCTTGGTTGAGGAAGAGACCTGGTTGGACAGATATTGTACGTGTAGGAGCAACAAGATTTGCTACTACTTTTCTTTCATTTGGAAGTCTTCATGTGCATAAGCATGACTTGCAAGCCTTAGTGACTAGCAAGTTTTTTGTGGACAATAGATTGGCAAAAGAGtcaaaggcaaaaaaaaaagtagtttctATCATTTTAGATAATTCTTTTTGGGATGATATTAATGTTCTTGTCAAGATTTCATCGCTGCTCATTCGTTTGTTACGGATTGTTGATTCTGATCAAAGGCCTGCAATAGGATATGTGTATGAGGGCATGCATAGAGCATGGTTGGGAATCAAGAAAATCTTCCGAATGAAGAAGCACTTGTACAAGCCATACACTTCAATTATAAAAAACCGTTGGGACAAACATTTGCGTAAAGATCTTCATGCTGCTGCATATTGGTTAAATCCCGCTTTTCAATATGATGAGGAGAATTTTTGCCGGAAACCAGCAGTACATATGGTTGTTTTGGACTATATTGGGACAAAATATGATGGTGACAAAGAGAAGGTAATTAAGGAAACCCAATATTTTCGAGACCGTATTGGGAGCTTTGATAGAGAGCTTGCATTGTCAACAAGCACAACCACTCATCCAG AAGAATGGTGGAAGTTGTGGGGTGCTAATGCTCCAAACTTGCAAAAATTGGCAATTAGAATCCTTAGCCAAACTTCCGCTTCTTCTGGATGTGAGCGTTGTTGGAGTTTATTTGACCAAATACACTCTAAGAGGAGAAATAAATTGGAGCATCAAAGGCTCAATGATCTTGTGTTTGTTCATCATAACTTGCGATTGAAACATAG GCTTTACaacaaaaagtttaattttgacCCCATTGATTATGCAAGTATCGACAAAAccgatttttgggtatttgtggAAGAGGAAGACCCATATCTTAATTATGAAGAGTTGGAGAATGCAATTTATGAAGAGGGTGCATATCCAGCAAGTGCTGGGCCTTCTTTTAATATTGAAG AATCTGTAGATGATAGCAGTGAGGTTGAAGGAATTGATTTGGGAACATTTGGACAACCTGTTGGCCCTCCTCCTAGATTTCCAGGGAATGATGATGAGCATGATGATTTGGACATTGatgatttatga
- the LOC126692036 gene encoding uncharacterized protein LOC126692036 isoform X3 gives MAIARFLYDNCIPFNVVNSMYYQKMIDAVATAGPGYKAPSYHVVWVPLLRDQKKEVQLLVESQHRHWAEVGCTLMADGWTDTRHRSLINFLVYCPRGMVFVKSVDASDIVKSTRNLYKLFDEVVTWVGPKNIVHMVTDNASNYVSAGKLLCEKYKTISWSPCAAHCLNLVLQDMGDMPHVERLKKRASKVTVFIYNHVALIAWLRKRPGWTDIVRVGATRFATTFLSFGSLHVHKHDLQALVTSKFFVDNRLAKESKAKKKVVSIILDNSFWDDINVLVKISSLLIRLLRIVDSDQRPAIGYVYEGMHRAWLGIKKIFRMKKHLYKPYTSIIKNRWDKHLRKDLHAAAYWLNPAFQYDEENFCRKPAVHMVVLDYIGTKYDGDKEKVIKETQYFRDRIGSFDRELALSTSTTTHPEEWWKLWGANAPNLQKLAIRILSQTSASSGCERCWSLFDQIHSKRRNKLEHQRLNDLVFVHHNLRLKHRLYNKKFNFDPIDYASIDKTDFWVFVEEEDPYLNYEELENAIYEEGAYPASAGPSFNIEDDSSEVEGIDLGTFGQPVGPPPRFPGNDDEHDDLDIDDL, from the exons ATGGCTATTGCAAGGTTCCTGTATGACAATTGCATACCTTTTAATGTAGTCAATTCAATGTACTACCAAAAGATGATTGATGCTGTAGCTACTGCTGGTCCTGGCTACAAAGCTCCATCTTATCATGTTGTATGGGTCCCTTTGTTGAGGGATCAAAAGAAAGAGGTGCAGTTGTTGGTTGAGTCACAACATAGGCATTGGGCAGAAGTTGGATGTACACTTATGGCTGATGGTTGGACGGATACTAGACATAGGTCATTGATTAATTTCCTTGTCTATTGTCCTAGGGGAATGGTATTTGTAAAATCAGTTGATGCCTCAGATATTGTGAAGAGTACTAGAAACTtatataaattgtttgatgAAGTAGTTACATGGGTTGGTCCAAAAAACATAGTTCACATGGTTACCGACAATGCTTCCAATTATGTATCTGCTGGTAAATTGTTGTGTGAAAAGTATAAGACCATTAGTTGGTCTCCTTGCGCAGCACATTGCCTGAATCTTGTGTTGCAGGATATGGGAGACATGCCTCATGTGGAGAGACTTAAAAAACGTGCATCCAAAGTtacagtttttatttataatcatGTAGCTTTGATTGCTTGGTTGAGGAAGAGACCTGGTTGGACAGATATTGTACGTGTAGGAGCAACAAGATTTGCTACTACTTTTCTTTCATTTGGAAGTCTTCATGTGCATAAGCATGACTTGCAAGCCTTAGTGACTAGCAAGTTTTTTGTGGACAATAGATTGGCAAAAGAGtcaaaggcaaaaaaaaaagtagtttctATCATTTTAGATAATTCTTTTTGGGATGATATTAATGTTCTTGTCAAGATTTCATCGCTGCTCATTCGTTTGTTACGGATTGTTGATTCTGATCAAAGGCCTGCAATAGGATATGTGTATGAGGGCATGCATAGAGCATGGTTGGGAATCAAGAAAATCTTCCGAATGAAGAAGCACTTGTACAAGCCATACACTTCAATTATAAAAAACCGTTGGGACAAACATTTGCGTAAAGATCTTCATGCTGCTGCATATTGGTTAAATCCCGCTTTTCAATATGATGAGGAGAATTTTTGCCGGAAACCAGCAGTACATATGGTTGTTTTGGACTATATTGGGACAAAATATGATGGTGACAAAGAGAAGGTAATTAAGGAAACCCAATATTTTCGAGACCGTATTGGGAGCTTTGATAGAGAGCTTGCATTGTCAACAAGCACAACCACTCATCCAG AAGAATGGTGGAAGTTGTGGGGTGCTAATGCTCCAAACTTGCAAAAATTGGCAATTAGAATCCTTAGCCAAACTTCCGCTTCTTCTGGATGTGAGCGTTGTTGGAGTTTATTTGACCAAATACACTCTAAGAGGAGAAATAAATTGGAGCATCAAAGGCTCAATGATCTTGTGTTTGTTCATCATAACTTGCGATTGAAACATAG GCTTTACaacaaaaagtttaattttgacCCCATTGATTATGCAAGTATCGACAAAAccgatttttgggtatttgtggAAGAGGAAGACCCATATCTTAATTATGAAGAGTTGGAGAATGCAATTTATGAAGAGGGTGCATATCCAGCAAGTGCTGGGCCTTCTTTTAATATTGAAG ATGATAGCAGTGAGGTTGAAGGAATTGATTTGGGAACATTTGGACAACCTGTTGGCCCTCCTCCTAGATTTCCAGGGAATGATGATGAGCATGATGATTTGGACATTGatgatttatga
- the LOC126692036 gene encoding uncharacterized protein LOC126692036 isoform X2, with protein MAIARFLYDNCIPFNVVNSMYYQKMIDAVATAGPGYKAPSYHVVWVPLLRDQKKEVQLLVESQHRHWAEVGCTLMADGWTDTRHRSLINFLVYCPRGMVFVKSVDASDIVKSTRNLYKLFDEVVTWVGPKNIVHMVTDNASNYVSAGKLLCEKYKTISWSPCAAHCLNLVLQDMGDMPHVERLKKRASKVTVFIYNHVALIAWLRKRPGWTDIVRVGATRFATTFLSFGSLHVHKHDLQALVTSKFFVDNRLAKESKAKKKVVSIILDNSFWDDINVLVKISSLLIRLLRIVDSDQRPAIGYVYEGMHRAWLGIKKIFRMKKHLYKPYTSIIKNRWDKHLRKDLHAAAYWLNPAFQYDEENFCRKPAVHMVVLDYIGTKYDGDKEKVIKETQYFRDRIGSFDRELALSTSTTTHPEWWKLWGANAPNLQKLAIRILSQTSASSGCERCWSLFDQIHSKRRNKLEHQRLNDLVFVHHNLRLKHRLYNKKFNFDPIDYASIDKTDFWVFVEEEDPYLNYEELENAIYEEGAYPASAGPSFNIEESVDDSSEVEGIDLGTFGQPVGPPPRFPGNDDEHDDLDIDDL; from the exons ATGGCTATTGCAAGGTTCCTGTATGACAATTGCATACCTTTTAATGTAGTCAATTCAATGTACTACCAAAAGATGATTGATGCTGTAGCTACTGCTGGTCCTGGCTACAAAGCTCCATCTTATCATGTTGTATGGGTCCCTTTGTTGAGGGATCAAAAGAAAGAGGTGCAGTTGTTGGTTGAGTCACAACATAGGCATTGGGCAGAAGTTGGATGTACACTTATGGCTGATGGTTGGACGGATACTAGACATAGGTCATTGATTAATTTCCTTGTCTATTGTCCTAGGGGAATGGTATTTGTAAAATCAGTTGATGCCTCAGATATTGTGAAGAGTACTAGAAACTtatataaattgtttgatgAAGTAGTTACATGGGTTGGTCCAAAAAACATAGTTCACATGGTTACCGACAATGCTTCCAATTATGTATCTGCTGGTAAATTGTTGTGTGAAAAGTATAAGACCATTAGTTGGTCTCCTTGCGCAGCACATTGCCTGAATCTTGTGTTGCAGGATATGGGAGACATGCCTCATGTGGAGAGACTTAAAAAACGTGCATCCAAAGTtacagtttttatttataatcatGTAGCTTTGATTGCTTGGTTGAGGAAGAGACCTGGTTGGACAGATATTGTACGTGTAGGAGCAACAAGATTTGCTACTACTTTTCTTTCATTTGGAAGTCTTCATGTGCATAAGCATGACTTGCAAGCCTTAGTGACTAGCAAGTTTTTTGTGGACAATAGATTGGCAAAAGAGtcaaaggcaaaaaaaaaagtagtttctATCATTTTAGATAATTCTTTTTGGGATGATATTAATGTTCTTGTCAAGATTTCATCGCTGCTCATTCGTTTGTTACGGATTGTTGATTCTGATCAAAGGCCTGCAATAGGATATGTGTATGAGGGCATGCATAGAGCATGGTTGGGAATCAAGAAAATCTTCCGAATGAAGAAGCACTTGTACAAGCCATACACTTCAATTATAAAAAACCGTTGGGACAAACATTTGCGTAAAGATCTTCATGCTGCTGCATATTGGTTAAATCCCGCTTTTCAATATGATGAGGAGAATTTTTGCCGGAAACCAGCAGTACATATGGTTGTTTTGGACTATATTGGGACAAAATATGATGGTGACAAAGAGAAGGTAATTAAGGAAACCCAATATTTTCGAGACCGTATTGGGAGCTTTGATAGAGAGCTTGCATTGTCAACAAGCACAACCACTCATCCAG AATGGTGGAAGTTGTGGGGTGCTAATGCTCCAAACTTGCAAAAATTGGCAATTAGAATCCTTAGCCAAACTTCCGCTTCTTCTGGATGTGAGCGTTGTTGGAGTTTATTTGACCAAATACACTCTAAGAGGAGAAATAAATTGGAGCATCAAAGGCTCAATGATCTTGTGTTTGTTCATCATAACTTGCGATTGAAACATAG GCTTTACaacaaaaagtttaattttgacCCCATTGATTATGCAAGTATCGACAAAAccgatttttgggtatttgtggAAGAGGAAGACCCATATCTTAATTATGAAGAGTTGGAGAATGCAATTTATGAAGAGGGTGCATATCCAGCAAGTGCTGGGCCTTCTTTTAATATTGAAG AATCTGTAGATGATAGCAGTGAGGTTGAAGGAATTGATTTGGGAACATTTGGACAACCTGTTGGCCCTCCTCCTAGATTTCCAGGGAATGATGATGAGCATGATGATTTGGACATTGatgatttatga